Proteins found in one Acidobacteriota bacterium genomic segment:
- a CDS encoding iron-sulfur cluster assembly accessory protein gives MQETTEIQPVAPPEGPIVVTPKAVEMVKITRDQEGIDPTYSLRVAVRGGGCSGFEYALDFDDEKRENDFVLEYDGLNVVIDSVSARYLEGTTIDYVLGMTGAGFKFNNPKAVGTCGCGSSFAV, from the coding sequence ATGCAAGAAACAACCGAAATCCAGCCCGTGGCGCCGCCGGAGGGTCCCATCGTGGTCACCCCCAAGGCTGTCGAGATGGTCAAGATCACCCGCGACCAGGAGGGCATCGACCCGACCTACAGCCTCCGGGTGGCAGTGCGCGGCGGTGGCTGCAGCGGCTTCGAGTACGCCCTCGACTTCGACGACGAGAAGCGCGAGAACGACTTCGTGCTCGAGTACGACGGCTTGAACGTGGTGATCGACAGCGTCAGCGCCCGCTACCTCGAAGGCACCACAATCGACTACGTGTTGGGCATGACCGGAGCCGGCTTCAAGTTCAACAACCCGAAGGCCGTCGGCACCTGCGGCTGCGGCTCGTCCTTCGCCGTTTAA
- a CDS encoding alpha/beta hydrolase produces the protein MIEQTSFSLRLSTERVLHGIVDRPAGPGPWPVTVLCHGFKGFMEWGFFPSLGLLLAERGFAAVRFNFSGAGMAPGDDKVTDLAAFEDNTFSREAEELRELLSRLAEIGGDTFDLDRLGLFGHSRAGAATLLAAADETSGVRALVTWAAIATVDRWTEEQKEQWRREGVFGILNGRTGQRLALGRGLLEDLQNSTTSLDLEAAAKRLKIPWLIVHGVEDETVAIAEGRALAQAAKGHAEMVEIADGNHTLGARHPFIGPTPALIQALNATQALYRRILR, from the coding sequence GTGATCGAGCAGACTTCCTTCTCCCTTCGCCTCTCCACCGAACGTGTTCTCCACGGCATCGTCGATCGGCCCGCCGGCCCGGGACCTTGGCCGGTGACGGTTCTTTGCCACGGCTTCAAAGGCTTTATGGAATGGGGCTTCTTCCCCTCCCTGGGACTGCTGCTAGCGGAGCGCGGCTTCGCCGCCGTGCGGTTCAATTTCTCCGGCGCCGGCATGGCCCCAGGGGACGACAAGGTCACCGACCTGGCAGCCTTCGAAGACAACACCTTCAGCCGCGAAGCGGAAGAGCTGCGGGAGCTGCTGTCGCGCCTGGCGGAGATCGGCGGTGACACCTTCGATCTCGACCGCCTCGGCCTCTTCGGCCACAGCCGCGCCGGCGCCGCCACCTTGCTCGCCGCCGCCGACGAGACATCGGGCGTGCGCGCCCTGGTGACCTGGGCGGCGATCGCGACCGTCGACCGCTGGACCGAAGAGCAAAAGGAACAATGGCGCCGGGAAGGCGTCTTCGGCATTCTCAACGGTCGCACCGGCCAGCGCCTAGCCCTCGGCCGCGGCCTTCTCGAAGACCTCCAGAACAGCACGACGAGTCTCGATCTGGAAGCCGCCGCGAAGCGCCTGAAGATCCCCTGGCTGATCGTCCACGGTGTCGAGGACGAAACCGTCGCGATCGCCGAAGGCCGCGCCCTGGCGCAGGCCGCCAAAGGCCACGCCGAGATGGTCGAAATCGCCGATGGCAACCACACCCTCGGCGCCCGCCATCCCTTCATCGGGCCGACGCCGGCCCTGATTCAGGCCCTCAACGCCACCCAGGCCCTGTACCGGAGAATCCTGCGATGA
- a CDS encoding cysteine hydrolase family protein has protein sequence MKRNDWLFWDIDTQVDFIHPDGKLYVPTAETLTENLERLTTTALAEGVPIFASADDHELADDEISEQPDFQDTFPPHCMRGTAGAARIAETTVAGARALGPSAIPAEEIAALLDDRPAVIFLKKTFDVFSNPNTEKLLDALDPARVVVYGVALDICNRYAVEGLLARNRRVTLITDATAAIDSHRGENLLRSWSDRGVELMTCDDFLAENFQTARVEASP, from the coding sequence ATGAAGCGCAACGACTGGCTGTTCTGGGACATCGACACCCAGGTGGATTTCATCCACCCCGACGGCAAGCTCTATGTGCCGACGGCCGAGACCCTGACCGAGAATCTCGAGCGTCTGACAACCACCGCCCTGGCCGAGGGAGTTCCGATCTTCGCCTCGGCCGACGATCACGAGCTCGCCGACGACGAGATCAGCGAGCAACCGGATTTCCAGGACACCTTTCCACCGCACTGCATGCGCGGCACCGCCGGGGCGGCGCGGATCGCCGAGACCACCGTTGCCGGTGCGCGGGCCCTCGGCCCCAGCGCGATCCCGGCGGAGGAGATCGCGGCGCTGCTCGATGATCGACCGGCCGTGATCTTCCTCAAAAAGACCTTCGACGTCTTCTCGAATCCCAACACCGAGAAGCTCCTCGACGCCCTCGATCCGGCCCGGGTTGTGGTCTATGGCGTTGCCCTCGACATTTGCAATCGCTACGCCGTCGAGGGGTTGCTGGCCCGCAACCGCCGCGTCACTCTGATCACCGACGCCACCGCCGCCATCGACAGCCACCGCGGCGAGAACCTGCTGAGGAGCTGGAGCGACCGCGGCGTCGAGCTGATGACCTGCGACGACTTCCTCGCCGAGAACTTTCAGACAGCAAGAGTCGAGGCCAGTCCCTGA
- a CDS encoding LysM peptidoglycan-binding domain-containing protein — MSIVVVISVLGTQISAGEYEVVPGDTLWSLAERCYDDGDQWLALARANPQLADPDLIPVGAMLQLPSDCALVQASAPADVAPEPTPAPEPTSALIAWTLQRVEGQRPPNPWQQAITGEKLDRGHAVRTFEKSAAGLAFFDDVDLTVGADSIVFLRDRQVRPRSRYGKVEIVDGALDVLAQVAEASTAAEVELLAKGAVAKVALDSSDAHLRSRVDEAGTTRFMAFEGATTVRGAESEVRLESGMGTVVAENGEPSAPEVLPTPPNLGVNAVRSDDGQAAELSWQPVVGAEGYRIAVCADRRCARPVSRGVTEEARWAASGLAAGSYFWQVRAISPSGLDGMPSNVATLEIAEPSAAPPEPASGSSFSPLWIGLLVSVLLLIFWIVRASRKGQR; from the coding sequence ATGTCGATCGTTGTCGTGATCTCGGTCTTGGGGACCCAGATCTCGGCAGGCGAGTATGAAGTTGTGCCGGGCGACACGCTCTGGTCACTGGCCGAGAGGTGCTACGACGATGGTGATCAGTGGCTCGCTCTGGCCCGAGCGAATCCTCAACTCGCCGATCCTGACTTGATTCCCGTCGGGGCGATGCTTCAGCTGCCATCAGACTGTGCACTGGTCCAGGCATCGGCGCCGGCCGATGTTGCCCCGGAACCGACTCCTGCCCCCGAGCCCACCTCCGCCCTGATTGCATGGACTCTCCAGAGGGTCGAGGGACAGCGTCCGCCCAATCCGTGGCAGCAGGCCATCACGGGAGAGAAGCTCGATCGGGGGCATGCCGTTCGAACCTTCGAGAAGTCCGCCGCTGGCCTGGCCTTCTTCGACGACGTCGATCTCACCGTCGGTGCGGATTCCATCGTCTTCTTGCGTGATCGGCAGGTGCGTCCGCGCAGTCGCTACGGCAAGGTCGAGATCGTCGATGGAGCCCTCGACGTCTTGGCCCAGGTCGCGGAAGCGTCCACTGCCGCGGAAGTCGAGCTGCTGGCGAAGGGCGCGGTCGCGAAGGTGGCCCTTGACAGTTCGGATGCTCACTTGAGGAGCAGAGTCGATGAGGCGGGAACGACCCGCTTCATGGCCTTCGAAGGAGCGACGACCGTGCGGGGAGCGGAATCAGAGGTGCGACTCGAGTCCGGCATGGGAACGGTGGTGGCCGAGAACGGTGAGCCCAGCGCGCCGGAGGTACTGCCGACGCCCCCGAATTTGGGGGTCAATGCGGTGCGGTCAGATGACGGACAGGCGGCCGAGCTATCGTGGCAGCCGGTGGTGGGAGCCGAGGGCTATCGGATCGCCGTCTGTGCCGATCGCCGATGTGCGCGACCGGTATCGCGTGGGGTCACGGAAGAGGCGCGTTGGGCTGCGAGCGGTTTGGCGGCGGGTAGTTACTTTTGGCAAGTGAGGGCGATCAGCCCGTCGGGCCTCGATGGCATGCCGTCCAATGTCGCAACCCTCGAGATCGCCGAGCCTTCGGCGGCGCCGCCGGAGCCTGCCTCGGGCTCGTCATTCAGCCCGCTCTGGATCGGTCTTCTCGTCTCGGTTCTGTTGCTGATCTTTTGGATCGTACGAGCTTCCCGCAAGGGTCAGCGCTGA
- a CDS encoding serine/threonine-protein kinase: MQPTREKPSPETASSPSPTTSGGVGLLPRLVLALAIVGLVPILALALQLVGVNRNALTEQVLRSHAVAADAAASQVQVEISARRTFLRVAAAEGGWSSVEVESIRSRLSILLEEAEDLGLVALSLADAGGREVLRAQREVAPAEVSRLIAEQGAASDTFVAFEGARWFVARRALARDSRGLFLVGVFDTLETDRSLHPDELGPEATVWLAEEERVLWGSGASSEEVPPSLLTLAAEQRLSGAGRFGHRGVEYLGAFSPVLDSPWFVVSLQSSAVAERVSRDMRRRSVLAIGLALGLVLLLSALGYRSVVAPLRRLIASQSEVLGEAADFRGDEISRLKSSFEALARHVSQDEALDKVFLGRYQVLEVIGEGAMGSVFMGWDPILKRPVAIKTLKLSGQLESDLTPSGDLLTEAATIARLNHPNVVQVYDVQDAAETSFIAMEFVSGDSLRTHLGRQRQLPIPMAIHVCHSVATALAAAHHEGVLHYDIKPGNVLIREDGRTKITDFGISHAMTNLSKESGFLYGTPGYLPPETILGEGRDERSDLFALGVMAYRCVVGEEPFTGGSLRAVLLQTLQAEVAVPASRRPGIPPGLDELIMDLLRKDPAERLSSAREAARRFGELARQHPWEGAEADRREQDEASPATATVDLGGAIISAQLLQTVRIPSSASSNLPTHSVTDPRSKNQ, translated from the coding sequence ATGCAGCCGACTCGAGAGAAGCCGTCTCCGGAAACAGCGTCGTCTCCCTCGCCGACCACGTCGGGTGGTGTCGGTTTGCTGCCTCGGCTGGTCCTGGCTTTGGCGATCGTCGGCCTGGTACCGATTCTCGCCCTGGCGCTGCAGCTGGTGGGAGTCAACCGGAATGCTCTCACCGAACAGGTTCTCAGATCGCACGCCGTTGCGGCCGACGCGGCTGCCTCCCAGGTCCAGGTCGAGATCTCGGCTCGGCGCACATTCCTGCGAGTTGCCGCGGCCGAGGGCGGCTGGAGTTCCGTGGAAGTCGAGTCGATCCGGAGTCGGCTGTCGATCCTTCTCGAGGAGGCCGAGGATCTCGGTCTCGTCGCCCTTTCACTGGCAGATGCCGGTGGGCGCGAGGTCCTCAGGGCGCAGCGCGAGGTAGCTCCCGCCGAGGTGTCTCGCTTGATCGCGGAGCAGGGCGCTGCGAGCGACACCTTCGTCGCCTTCGAAGGCGCTCGCTGGTTCGTGGCTCGGCGAGCGCTCGCCAGGGACTCTCGGGGTCTTTTCCTGGTTGGAGTCTTTGACACCCTCGAGACGGATCGGTCTCTCCATCCGGACGAGCTCGGCCCCGAAGCCACTGTCTGGCTCGCCGAAGAGGAACGGGTTCTCTGGGGCTCCGGTGCTTCCAGCGAGGAAGTTCCGCCGTCCCTGTTGACGTTGGCTGCCGAGCAACGCCTCTCTGGTGCAGGCCGCTTCGGGCATCGCGGCGTCGAGTACTTGGGTGCCTTTTCGCCGGTCCTCGACTCCCCGTGGTTCGTGGTGTCCCTGCAGAGCTCGGCCGTGGCCGAGCGGGTGAGCCGCGATATGCGTCGGCGATCGGTGCTCGCGATTGGCCTGGCACTGGGTTTGGTGTTGCTGCTCTCCGCTCTCGGCTACCGCTCCGTCGTCGCTCCCCTGCGCCGGCTGATCGCCAGTCAAAGCGAGGTCCTGGGAGAAGCCGCGGACTTTCGTGGCGACGAAATCTCGCGACTCAAAAGCTCCTTCGAAGCGCTGGCGCGGCACGTTTCCCAGGACGAGGCCCTCGACAAAGTGTTCTTGGGGCGGTACCAGGTGTTGGAAGTGATCGGCGAAGGGGCCATGGGAAGCGTCTTCATGGGCTGGGACCCGATCCTCAAGCGGCCGGTCGCGATCAAAACCCTCAAGCTTTCGGGGCAGCTCGAGTCGGACTTGACGCCTTCTGGCGACCTGCTGACCGAGGCGGCGACGATTGCGCGCCTCAATCATCCGAACGTCGTTCAGGTCTACGATGTTCAGGACGCCGCCGAGACCAGCTTCATCGCCATGGAGTTCGTCTCGGGGGACAGTCTGCGGACCCACCTGGGCCGTCAGCGTCAACTTCCCATCCCGATGGCCATCCACGTCTGCCATTCCGTTGCGACGGCGCTGGCGGCCGCTCACCACGAGGGGGTCCTGCACTACGACATCAAGCCAGGCAACGTCCTCATCCGGGAGGACGGTCGCACCAAGATCACCGACTTCGGGATCTCCCACGCGATGACCAATTTGAGCAAGGAGTCTGGCTTCCTCTACGGCACGCCAGGGTACCTGCCGCCGGAAACGATCCTGGGCGAGGGGCGAGATGAGCGCTCCGATCTTTTCGCCCTCGGAGTGATGGCCTATCGCTGTGTCGTCGGTGAGGAGCCCTTCACCGGCGGTTCGCTGCGCGCGGTGCTCCTGCAGACATTGCAGGCCGAGGTGGCAGTGCCGGCCTCGCGCCGGCCTGGAATTCCTCCCGGACTCGACGAGCTGATCATGGATCTGCTTCGGAAAGATCCTGCAGAGCGGCTGTCGTCTGCACGTGAGGCTGCGCGCCGTTTTGGCGAGTTGGCGAGGCAGCATCCCTGGGAGGGGGCCGAGGCAGATCGGCGCGAGCAAGACGAGGCTTCTCCCGCGACCGCCACGGTCGATCTCGGCGGCGCGATCATTTCGGCGCAACTCTTACAAACCGTACGGATTCCTTCGTCCGCTTCCTCGAATCTCCCCACCCATTCGGTCACGGACCCGCGGTCCAAGAACCAATAG
- a CDS encoding deoxyribodipyrimidine photolyase has product MEASKVPTLRVRQVNREVVNGAGDYVLYWMIANRRTDWNFALDRAVEWAASLGKPLLILEALRCDYRWASDRFHGFVIAGMEDNRRALEAGPVAYYPYVEPTVGAGRGLLAALAERAAVVVTDEFPCFFLPRMVAAAGEGLSVRLEAVDSNGLLPLTATDRLFSRAVDFRRFLQKTLTPHLLERPRSDPWSTYEAPPWSGPLPAAVTDRWPVAEPASLDLASLPIDHRVTVVASEPGGPRAAEGALESFMARRFARYVDGRLEVRDRATSELSAYLHFGHLSSHRVFAALCGHEDWNVDRLAEKATGSRNGWWGMSPPAEAYLDQLVTWRELGYNSTRLRPDYDTYEALPPWARTTLEEHRQDPRPTLYSDEELESSQTHDSLWNAAQNELVTTGRIHNYLRMLWGKKIFEWSETPRQALERMVELNNKYALDGRNPNSYSGIFWCLGLFDRAWGPERPIFGKIRYMTSDSTRRKLDAKAYEARFGSREGWLDFA; this is encoded by the coding sequence ATGGAAGCCTCGAAAGTCCCCACGCTGCGGGTGCGGCAGGTCAACCGAGAAGTAGTGAACGGCGCCGGTGACTACGTTCTCTACTGGATGATCGCCAACCGCCGCACCGACTGGAACTTTGCCCTCGATCGGGCCGTCGAATGGGCCGCGTCCCTCGGCAAGCCCCTGCTGATCCTCGAAGCCCTGCGCTGCGACTATCGCTGGGCTTCGGATCGCTTCCACGGCTTCGTGATCGCCGGGATGGAAGACAACCGCCGGGCGCTCGAGGCCGGGCCGGTGGCCTACTACCCCTATGTCGAGCCGACGGTCGGTGCCGGCCGGGGTCTGCTGGCCGCCCTGGCGGAACGGGCGGCCGTGGTGGTGACCGACGAATTTCCCTGCTTCTTCCTGCCGCGCATGGTGGCGGCGGCCGGCGAGGGTTTGTCGGTACGCCTCGAGGCGGTGGACTCGAACGGTCTGCTACCGCTCACCGCCACCGATCGGCTGTTCTCCCGGGCGGTGGATTTTCGCCGCTTCTTGCAGAAGACCCTGACGCCCCATCTGCTCGAGAGGCCGCGTTCGGATCCCTGGTCGACCTACGAGGCGCCGCCCTGGTCGGGCCCTCTGCCCGCCGCCGTCACCGATCGTTGGCCGGTCGCCGAACCGGCGTCGCTGGACCTGGCGTCCTTGCCCATCGACCACCGGGTGACCGTGGTGGCGTCCGAGCCGGGAGGGCCGCGGGCCGCCGAAGGTGCGCTCGAGAGCTTCATGGCGCGTCGCTTCGCGCGCTATGTCGATGGCCGCCTCGAAGTCCGCGATCGGGCGACCAGCGAGCTCTCGGCCTATCTCCACTTCGGCCACCTGTCGAGCCATCGGGTGTTCGCCGCCCTCTGCGGGCACGAAGACTGGAACGTCGATCGTCTGGCCGAGAAGGCCACCGGGAGCCGCAACGGCTGGTGGGGCATGAGCCCGCCGGCGGAGGCCTACCTCGACCAACTCGTCACCTGGCGCGAGCTGGGCTACAACTCGACCCGACTGCGGCCGGACTACGACACCTACGAGGCTCTTCCGCCCTGGGCCCGCACCACCCTCGAAGAGCATCGCCAGGACCCTCGGCCGACCCTCTACAGCGACGAAGAGCTCGAGAGCTCCCAGACCCACGACTCCCTGTGGAACGCGGCGCAGAACGAGCTGGTCACCACCGGCAGGATCCACAACTATCTGCGCATGCTGTGGGGCAAGAAGATCTTCGAGTGGTCGGAGACGCCGCGGCAAGCGCTCGAGCGCATGGTGGAGCTCAACAACAAGTACGCCCTCGATGGCCGCAACCCCAACTCCTACAGCGGCATCTTCTGGTGTCTCGGCCTGTTCGATCGGGCCTGGGGGCCGGAGCGGCCGATCTTCGGCAAGATTCGCTACATGACCTCCGACAGCACCCGCCGCAAGCTCGACGCCAAGGCCTACGAAGCGCGCTTCGGAAGCCGCGAAGGCTGGCTCGATTTCGCCTAG
- a CDS encoding low temperature requirement protein A: protein MALNESSKSVLINPIVVRGVEEDHRAATPLELFYDLVYVVAIASLAAQFHHKISDGEHVGYAILMYLWIFWCIWWPWNTYTWFASGYDTDDAQFRLASFVQMVGAIIIAVGVESAFKKEEFLVMMVGYVVMRLPYVLLWLKVARDDRRSRPIALRYAAGVFLVQVGWSLAVLFFQNWYVMGGLLVLEMLVPLAAERSVDRGRNTSYHFHHIEERLGLLTIIVLGESILASVYAFRKMTEHYTPELATLAAGTLLILFSMWWLYFDDRVADELADERKAFVWGYGHYFVFAAATAVGALISVNVDTLTDHATISSDQAVVGLAWAIAAYLVAVWLCHDFLIEKPGLPKVELLGLAVLVVVVAMTTRSVLLIGLTFVGLNALRLARRHRAHLAERSGAEG from the coding sequence ATGGCGCTTAACGAGAGTAGCAAGTCCGTCTTGATCAATCCGATCGTCGTTCGCGGCGTCGAGGAGGACCACCGTGCCGCGACGCCCTTGGAGCTGTTCTATGACCTGGTCTACGTCGTGGCGATCGCCAGTCTCGCGGCTCAGTTCCATCACAAGATCTCCGATGGGGAGCACGTCGGTTACGCCATTCTGATGTACCTCTGGATCTTCTGGTGTATCTGGTGGCCCTGGAATACCTACACATGGTTCGCCTCGGGCTACGACACGGATGACGCCCAGTTTCGTCTCGCGTCCTTCGTCCAGATGGTCGGAGCCATCATCATCGCCGTCGGCGTCGAGTCGGCTTTCAAGAAGGAAGAGTTTCTGGTCATGATGGTGGGTTACGTCGTCATGCGCCTCCCTTATGTCCTGCTCTGGCTCAAGGTGGCACGGGACGACCGCCGCTCCCGCCCCATTGCGCTGCGCTACGCAGCGGGGGTCTTCCTGGTCCAGGTCGGCTGGTCGCTGGCCGTTCTGTTCTTCCAGAACTGGTATGTGATGGGCGGTCTGCTGGTTCTCGAGATGCTGGTTCCCTTGGCGGCGGAAAGATCCGTCGACCGGGGTCGCAACACCTCCTACCACTTCCATCACATCGAAGAGCGCCTCGGCCTGTTGACGATCATCGTTCTCGGCGAATCGATCCTGGCCTCGGTGTACGCCTTCCGGAAGATGACCGAGCACTACACTCCCGAGTTGGCGACGCTCGCCGCGGGCACGCTGCTGATCCTCTTCTCCATGTGGTGGCTCTATTTCGACGATCGAGTCGCCGACGAGCTGGCCGATGAGCGAAAGGCCTTCGTGTGGGGCTACGGGCACTACTTCGTGTTCGCGGCGGCGACGGCCGTCGGAGCACTGATCAGCGTCAACGTGGACACCCTGACGGACCATGCGACGATTTCCTCGGACCAGGCGGTCGTGGGGTTGGCGTGGGCCATCGCCGCTTACCTGGTGGCCGTCTGGCTGTGCCATGACTTCCTGATCGAGAAACCAGGGCTACCAAAGGTCGAGCTTCTCGGCCTCGCCGTGTTGGTGGTCGTCGTCGCGATGACGACCCGGAGTGTGCTGCTCATCGGGCTCACCTTCGTCGGCCTCAACGCCCTTCGGCTCGCCCGTCGACACCGCGCCCACCTCGCCGAGCGATCGGGCGCCGAAGGGTAG
- a CDS encoding HAD family hydrolase, with translation MSSGYLLLFDIDGTLMRCGPVIRKLFGRALDEAGIPRDGLSSYDFAGKIDPLIVRDLCVLAGWSDEEGWRAVPRVRDAWLRLLDECLGGDDIHHFPAVGETLDRLAARSDVELGLLTGNWHRGARIKLRRAGYDHYFSFGAFGGDGRQRRDLPPVALRRASRSYPPERVWIIGDTLHDVDCARAHGLRCLAVETGGRSASELRSAGAHRVVADLSVLEDRWPYVDD, from the coding sequence ATGAGCTCGGGATACCTCTTGTTGTTCGACATCGACGGCACGCTGATGCGCTGTGGTCCGGTGATCCGGAAGCTCTTCGGAAGGGCTCTCGACGAGGCTGGGATCCCGCGCGACGGTCTGTCCAGCTACGACTTCGCGGGCAAGATCGATCCGCTCATCGTGCGCGACCTCTGTGTCCTCGCGGGGTGGAGCGACGAAGAGGGCTGGCGGGCCGTGCCGAGGGTGCGCGATGCCTGGTTGCGGCTGCTCGACGAGTGCCTCGGAGGTGACGATATTCATCACTTTCCGGCCGTTGGCGAGACCCTCGATCGTCTCGCCGCTCGCTCCGACGTCGAGCTCGGCCTGTTGACCGGCAACTGGCACCGAGGAGCTCGCATCAAGCTGCGCCGCGCCGGCTACGATCACTACTTTTCCTTCGGAGCCTTCGGCGGCGACGGCCGCCAACGGCGTGATCTGCCGCCAGTGGCCCTGCGCCGAGCCTCACGCTCCTATCCGCCCGAGCGGGTCTGGATCATTGGCGATACGCTGCACGACGTCGACTGTGCGCGGGCCCATGGGCTGCGCTGCCTGGCGGTCGAAACCGGTGGCCGCTCGGCGAGTGAGCTGCGCTCAGCAGGCGCCCATCGGGTGGTCGCCGATCTGTCGGTCCTCGAGGACCGTTGGCCCTACGTGGACGATTGA
- a CDS encoding YfhO family protein, translated as MGALWLALLYAVTAVAISALGRRWLRGRPSRWVPIVLALVPLLFTGAGFLPGKTLAPTASLAGVAPWADGELVERSRAASMAANPLLLDPLSQMIPWSRAARRDLLFNPHQGAGSALLGNGQSAVLFPTELAARLLPPFRAVTYRQAARLLIALWGMFLVARRLGVGDRAALVAAALYGGSGFLQLWRLHPHSLVAAVLPWILAAALDLSRSPSWRAARRLAWAGALGVFAGHPETLLHGLLLTAPLALFCGRWRQRRRIVGWGLVAALLALLLAAPVLLPMVETLSASAEWQQGRTSRLVQTGGSWSDSVDRLLPALSLGAHGDPRRGDWQGPENLIEIGGASVGASAVLLGLLAVTLRRRRKVVLALAAVGLFGLLAGALVPPVVAPLSAIPLVADSLLKRFALGWCLAVPLLAAMTLHHHGRVRRRWILALSAVLALAVATVMAGHSPAEQMFFFTPILVTAVALGLAKRKEAWALPAVIVALLLPRVALFATWVPVVSADAFYPETLGVREVAARLAASEPVGYRVAGLDAALVPQTAAFFGFEEARSYDPMEFAPYREFSAALGEVGRTGWVRILDPDRPALDFLGVRYVFDDPSMVQRPGVEVIYQGRDAVIYENPGALPRLFVPQFVELAETGDAVRRAVQLDDFARTAIVSGRPGGSPGGGPGGGRRNGPGRVEDLRVAGATIDALVVAEGPLLVASSQPAIPGWRLWLDGVETPLRRVNGAFLGLEVPAGRHRVELRYRPWTWDLGRGAFAIGLGLLTLGWAMRWR; from the coding sequence ATGGGAGCCCTTTGGCTGGCGCTGCTCTATGCCGTCACCGCCGTCGCGATCAGCGCTCTCGGGCGGCGTTGGCTGCGCGGTCGGCCGTCCCGCTGGGTGCCGATCGTCTTGGCGCTGGTGCCGCTGTTGTTCACCGGGGCGGGCTTTCTGCCCGGCAAGACCTTGGCCCCGACGGCCTCCCTCGCCGGCGTCGCGCCGTGGGCCGATGGCGAGCTGGTGGAACGGTCCCGGGCGGCCTCGATGGCGGCCAATCCGCTGCTCCTCGATCCCCTCTCCCAGATGATCCCTTGGTCGCGGGCGGCGCGGCGGGACCTGCTGTTCAATCCTCATCAGGGGGCCGGCTCGGCTCTGCTCGGCAACGGCCAGTCGGCGGTGCTGTTCCCGACCGAGCTGGCCGCCCGCTTGCTCCCGCCATTCCGCGCCGTCACCTATCGCCAGGCGGCTCGGTTACTGATCGCTCTGTGGGGGATGTTCCTGGTGGCGCGACGCCTCGGCGTCGGCGATCGGGCGGCGCTGGTGGCGGCGGCGCTCTATGGCGGCAGCGGCTTCCTGCAGCTCTGGCGGTTGCACCCCCACTCGCTGGTGGCGGCGGTCCTGCCCTGGATCCTCGCCGCCGCCCTCGATCTCAGCCGATCGCCGAGCTGGCGAGCCGCACGGCGGCTCGCCTGGGCGGGGGCTCTCGGCGTCTTCGCCGGTCATCCCGAGACTCTCCTTCACGGTTTGCTGCTGACGGCGCCGCTGGCGCTGTTCTGCGGGCGCTGGCGTCAGCGACGGCGGATCGTCGGCTGGGGTCTGGTGGCGGCTTTGCTGGCGCTGCTGCTGGCGGCACCGGTGCTGTTGCCGATGGTCGAGACCCTGTCGGCCTCGGCGGAATGGCAGCAGGGTCGTACCTCGCGGCTGGTGCAGACCGGAGGCTCCTGGTCCGACTCGGTCGATCGCCTGCTGCCGGCCCTCAGTCTCGGAGCCCACGGCGATCCGCGGCGCGGCGATTGGCAGGGGCCGGAGAACCTGATCGAGATCGGCGGTGCCTCGGTCGGAGCGTCGGCGGTCCTGCTGGGGCTCCTCGCGGTCACCCTGCGCCGACGGCGCAAGGTCGTCCTGGCCCTCGCCGCGGTCGGGCTCTTCGGCTTGCTCGCCGGGGCGCTGGTGCCGCCGGTGGTGGCTCCCCTGAGCGCTATACCCCTGGTTGCAGACTCGCTCCTCAAGCGCTTCGCTTTGGGCTGGTGTCTGGCGGTCCCCTTGTTGGCGGCGATGACCCTGCACCACCACGGCCGCGTGAGACGACGCTGGATTCTGGCTCTGTCGGCGGTGTTGGCGCTGGCGGTGGCCACCGTCATGGCCGGTCATTCACCGGCCGAGCAGATGTTCTTCTTCACTCCGATCCTGGTGACCGCCGTCGCCCTCGGCTTGGCGAAGCGGAAGGAGGCCTGGGCCCTGCCGGCGGTGATCGTGGCCTTGTTGCTGCCGCGGGTGGCGCTGTTCGCGACCTGGGTTCCGGTGGTTTCGGCGGACGCCTTCTATCCCGAGACCCTCGGCGTTCGGGAGGTGGCGGCGCGCCTCGCGGCGAGCGAGCCGGTGGGCTATCGGGTGGCCGGTCTCGATGCCGCCTTGGTGCCGCAGACGGCGGCCTTCTTTGGCTTCGAAGAAGCTCGCAGCTACGATCCGATGGAGTTCGCACCCTACCGCGAGTTCAGCGCTGCTCTGGGGGAGGTCGGCCGTACCGGCTGGGTACGAATCCTCGATCCCGACCGCCCGGCCTTGGACTTTCTCGGGGTGCGCTACGTGTTCGACGATCCCAGCATGGTGCAGCGGCCGGGGGTCGAGGTGATCTACCAGGGACGGGATGCCGTGATCTATGAAAATCCAGGAGCCTTGCCGCGGCTCTTCGTGCCGCAATTCGTCGAGCTGGCGGAGACCGGCGACGCCGTGAGGCGGGCTGTGCAACTGGACGATTTCGCCCGCACCGCGATCGTCTCCGGCAGGCCTGGCGGCAGTCCTGGCGGCGGTCCTGGCGGTGGTCGGCGCAATGGCCCCGGCAGGGTCGAGGACCTGCGGGTGGCTGGCGCGACGATCGATGCCCTGGTGGTCGCCGAAGGGCCTCTCCTGGTCGCTTCCAGTCAGCCCGCGATTCCCGGCTGGCGGCTGTGGCTCGACGGCGTCGAGACGCCGCTACGGCGGGTCAACGGTGCGTTTCTCGGTCTCGAGGTGCCCGCCGGTCGCCATCGGGTCGAGCTGCGCTATCGTCCCTGGACCTGGGACCTCGGTCGCGGCGCCTTCGCGATCGGCCTCGGCTTGCTGACCCTGGGATGGGCGATGAGGTGGCGATGA